One Zeugodacus cucurbitae isolate PBARC_wt_2022May chromosome 3, idZeuCucr1.2, whole genome shotgun sequence genomic region harbors:
- the LOC105219207 gene encoding trans-1,2-dihydrobenzene-1,2-diol dehydrogenase, translating to MPVLKWGIAAASRITHDFVNALSTIEDGQHTVVAVADVEMTRACDFAKRHEIPRHYDGFDALSLDADVDVVYVGTLNPYRYRVVRLMLERGKPVLCEKPLCLSLRQAEELYRVAKERNVFLMEGMWSRCFPSYARLHELLLSDCIGEVTHIQVQHGCHAFVERPLGCTITLDLGLYALQLGQFIYNCAPASIKCNAHLNSDGVDVECEFILDYGQNRKLAAFISGLEHLENCAKLLGTKGEIKLNNYWCCTSLTKPNNATETWQLPSTKYEFNYTNACGLRYEAEEVRRCIEKRLLECPLFTHAQSLELLQIAEEMRRQSGVNYDDIICLGL from the exons ATGCCAGTGCTCAAGTGGGGTATCGCCGCCGCAAGTCGTATAACACACGACTTCGTCAACGCTTTGTCCACCATCGAGGATGGTCAGCACACCGTAGTAGCCGTAGCCGATGTGGAAATGACGCGTGCTTGCGATTTCGCCAAACGTCATGAAATACCGAGGCATTACGATGGTTTCGACGCCCTCTCACTGGACGCAGACGTCGATGTGGTCTATGTGGGCACATTGAACCCCTATCGCTATCGTGTGGTGCGTCTAATGTTGGAACGCGGCAAGCCGGTGTTGTGTGAGAAACCGTTATGTTTGAGTTTGCGTCAAGCCGAGGAGCTCTATCGTGTGGCCAAGGAGCGTAATGTGTTCCTCATGGAAG GCATGTGGTCACGTTGCTTTCCCAGCTATGCACGTCTGCATGAGCTCCTGCTGTCCGATTGCATTGGCGAAGTAACACATATACAAGTGCAGCACGGATGTCATGCATTTGTGGAGCGCCCACTCGGTTGTACCATCACACTGGATCTTGGTCTGTATGCGCTGCAATTGGGGCAGTTCATCTACAATTGTGCGCCGGCAAGCATTAAGTGTAATGCTCATCTGAATAGCGATGGTGTCGATGTGGAATGTGAATTCATTTTGGATTATGGACAAAATCGCAAATTGGCCGCATTCATTTCGGGTTTGGAGCATCTAGAAAACTGCGCTAAACTGTTGGGCACCAAGGGTGAAATCAAG TTAAACAACTACTGGTGCTGCACATCGTTAACGAAACCGAATAATGCCACCGAAACTTGGCAATTGCCGAGTACAAAATATGAATTCAATTACACCAACGCTTGTGGTCTACGCTACGAGGCCGAGGAAGTGCGCCGCTGCATAGAGAAACGTTTGCTGGAATGTCCGTTATTCACGCATGCGCAAAGTCTCGAGTTATTGCAAATCGCTGAGGAGATGCGCAGGCAAAGTGGCGTAAACTATGATGATATAATATGTCTGGGCTTGTAa
- the LOC105219665 gene encoding uncharacterized protein LOC105219665 codes for MFRPIKNFINYIQKNASGSAIFGSTTTIADSETEPGAEEIGTEARKSIRIESEATRAQSAKDSRVVEKTVFSKHISEQIANKKMKRIEVNKLNVVECKSATVEVINGNESNGIAVYGGDDCNADDDIELQIKSSVMLRPPIKRAATLVENLTDEVDGDLEDVQSQDSLHDYNDAIGIDSQDEFEYQQEAAEVVSMLSEDGVAAVAGEDTADEFITEEEDAGDIFLELPSDQEQRFEDSEIIVLNDGDINSSTVSDTASEDPLAIDDFTQPTLSVISNPLESSTQDEASTSADLLWITIDDLKTNTTTPNAEKDLPSETRTITPTSTPQRLLPTTTTTCKEKRNSALAASTSATKLSNQRDENAEEIRSDGSDSGLGSETSTLQTTLNSLADTSQLTAPNDRSAANTPTVNKSKVITNNGPGSSGTNVTFTDDAPSSSNAVVPVAVSAALPPLTALTKPLRSNLKRRLEEDDVLIDATPDTQLATIGVGTQVKKLKRSINFENVQVYYFPRQQGFGCVPSAGGCTLGMGARHIGFKTLTLAEHAAELRRAHRLQLQEINPRGSSSDDSEESEEDYLSEGSGSDLDAESNGFLQPVSPKQRRALLKAAGVRKIDAAEKIECRDIRNSREVCGCACVEFCDPETCACSQAGIKCQVDRAMFPCGCTRDACLNTVGRVEFNPTRVRTHFIHTIMRLEMENRQQQNPPLCSTMSSYSLSAACATTAAVVGSHTGALPATPTYANTLPGSYYAMQTQSNYSSGYASPAYPNEPAANYYQQQSASTSTATHYGAVSTNDLQTTSAQQQSFQLDTLDAGLFADSASSATPAYGEMMPAYSSAVGVSASTATVSAYHQNVNYSTQVSTYTAYQQTTSAGAYLPTHESVTATAQTALTPPTTYSSCAVPSLPPYGTATTTAATAEYQDTSSCYALVDTTAPSCISMEDSGGSSEVASDAEVIASASNHISSVASGNTSSGANSTIINATTTNNNNVNSTSCNKTAIGNTHSSLPNDDDGGVDEECKSLSKATDSGGDSNFIQLSTPISSATRLSQINDLLQHNRHTTATLVSVSHTTCLSADGGSSSSTVVSSRSVTTDCDYSDSNSEDAVKCEAYDEVKVENKMVNGDIANATAAATHANESTKNCAISDTVQPAVAADKAEMEVAQNLANTNQNATEETEKMLSVEVDSIATASESTVECTKSSLSHVEALNRTDSDAATPADSNAVVATAVTAAMAVASTLNLVSN; via the exons ATGTTTAGACCAATCAAAAActtcataaattatatacagaAGAATGCAAGTGGCAGTGCGATATTTGGTAGCACAACGACAATAGCTGATAGCGAAACCGAACCAGGTGCCGAAGAGATTGGCACCGAAGCAAGAAAAAGTATACGCATCGAAAGTGAAGCGACACGAGCGCAAAGTGCAAAAGACAGTCGTGTAGTGGAGAAAACAGTGTTTTCTAAACATATTAGTGAACAAATAGCCAACAAAAAAATGAAGCGCATAGAagtgaataaattaaatgttgttGAATGTAAGAGCGCCACTGTAGAAGTGATTAACGGTAATGAGTCGAATGGCATTGCAGTTTATGGTGGCGACGACTGCAATGCCGACGATGACATCGAATTGCAGATAAAGAGCAGCGTAATGCTGCGACCGCCAATAAAACGCGCCGCTACGTTGGTGGAAAATCTAACGGATGAGGTCGATGGCGATTTGGAGGACGTGCAATCGCAAGATTCTTTACATGATTACAATGATGCCATCGGTATTGATTCACAAGATGAATTTGAGTATCAGCAAGAAGCGGCGGAGGTAGTGTCTATGCTCAGCGAAGATGGAGTAGCCGCCGTTGCGGGAGAGGATACAGCTGATGAGTTTATCACTGAGGAAGAGGATGCTGGAGATATATTTCTCGAATTACCAAGTGATCAAGAGCAACGTTTCGAAG acagCGAGATTATCGTGCTAAACGATGGCGACATAAACTCTTCTACCGTGTCCGATACGGCTTCAGAGGATCCACTGGCCATCGATGACTTCACACAACCAACGCTTTCGGTTATATCGAATCCTTTGGAATCTTCTACTCAAGATGAGGCATCCACAAGCGCCGATTTACTATGGATTACTATAGACGACCTAAAGACAAATACTACAACGCCAAATGCAGAAAAAGACTTACCAAGTGAGACCCGTACAATTACGCCTACAAGTACACCACAGCGCCTGCTACCCACCACCACAACGACGTGTAAGGAGAAACGCAACAGCGCACTCGCTGCCAGTACGAGTGCGACAAAACTAAGCAACCAACGTGATGAAAACGCCGAAGAGATACGTAGCGATGGCTCCGATTCGGGACTGGGCAGCGAAACGTCGACGCTACAGACTACGTTGAACAGTTTGGCCGACACCAGCCAGTTGACGGCGCCCAACGATAGGAGTGCCGCCAATACGCCCACAGTTAACAAATCCAAAGTAATTACAAATAACGGTCCTGGCAGCAGCGGTACCAACGTGACATTTACCGACGATGCGCCTTCCAGTTCCAACGCTGTTGTGCCTGTTGCTGTTAGCGCGGCCTTGCCACCGCTAACGGCGTTAACGAAACCGTTGCGTTCGAATTTGAAACGACGTCTCGAGGAGGACGATGTGCTTATCGATGCGACACCGGACACACAGCTGGCAACCATTGGCGTCGGTACACAAGTGAAGAAGCTGAAGCGTTCCATTAACTTCGAGAATGTGCAAGTTTACTATTTTCCACGGCAACAAGGTTTCGGCTGTGTGCCCTCGGCTGGCGGTTGTACGCTGGGCATGGGCGCACGCCATATTGGCTTCAAAACGCTTACACTAGCCGAACATGCTGCTGAGTTGCGGCGTGCGCATCGCTTGCAGCTGCAGGAGATCAATCCGCGTGGCTCGTCGAGCGATGATAGCGAAGAGTCCGAAGAGGACTACTTGAGTGAGGGTAGCGGTTCCGATTTGGATGCCGAATCGAACGGCTTTCTGCAACCGGTATCGCCGAAGCAGCGGCGTGCCTTACTCAAAGCGGCTGGTGTGCGCAAAATCGATGCTGCCGAGAAGATCGAATGTCGCGACATACGCAACTCACGTGAGGTGTGCGGCTGTGCATGTGTGGAATTCTGTGACCCCGAAACGTGTGCCTGCAGTCAGGCGGGCATCAAATGTCAG GTTGATCGCGCCATGTTTCCCTGCGGTTGCACGCGTGACGCCTGTCTCAACACAGTGGGACGCGTCGAATTCAATCCGACGCGCGTACGCACACACTTCATCCACACAATCATGCGTCTGGAAATGGAGAATCGCCAACAACAGAATCCACCGCTCTGCAGCACAATGAGCAGCTATAGCTTGTCAGCCGCCTGCGCCACCACGGCCGCTGTCGTGGGTTCACACACCGGCGCCCTACCGGCGACGCCAACATACGCCAACACGCTACCGGGCAGCTATTATGCCATGCAAACACAATCAAATTATAGTTCGGGTTACGCATCGCCCGCCTATCCAAATGAACCGGCAGCCAATTACtatcaacaacaaagcgccaGCACCAGCACAGCCACCCATTATGGTGCCGTTAGCACTAACGATTTGCAAACTAcgtcagcacaacaacaaagttttcAATTAGACACCTTGGATGCGGGTCTATTCGCGGACAGCGCGTCGTCGGCCACACCAGCGTATGGCGAAATGATGCCCGCTTATAGCAGTGCGGTTGGGGTGTCGGCCAGCACAGCCACCGTCAGCGCTTATCATCAGAATGTGAACTATTCAACACAG gtcTCCACCTACACTGCCTATCAGCAAACAACAAGCGCTGGAGCTTATCTACCGACGCACGAAAGCGTTACAGCAACAGCACAAACAGCGCTGACGCCACCAACAACATACAGCTCATGCGCGGTACCATCGCTGCCACCTTACGGCACCGCCACCACAACCGCAGCAACAGCAGAATATCAAGACACCAGCAGTTGCTATGCGCTTGTCGATACCACAGCGCCCAGCTGCATCAGCATGGAGGATAGCGGCGGCAGCAGTGAAGTCGCTAGCGACGCAGAAGTCATTGCCAGCGCCAGTAATCATATTAGCAGCGTTGCTAGTGGCAATACCAGCAGCGGTGCCAACAGCACAATCATTAACGCCactaccaccaacaacaacaatgttaataGCACTTCCTGCAACAAAACCGCAATTGGCAATACGCATAGCTCCCTCCctaatgatgatgatggtggaGTTGATGAGGAGTGCAAAAGTCTCAGCAAAGCCACGGATAGTGGTGGTGACAGCAATTTCATACAACTCAGCACACCAATTTCGAGTGCCACACGTTTATCACAAATCAATGATCTGCTACAACACAATCGCCATACAACCGCCACGCTGGTCTCCGTCTCGCACACGACTTGTTTGAGCGCCgacggcggcagcagcagcagcacggTTGTGAGCAGCCGCAGCGTCACCACCGATTGTGATTACAGCGACAGCAACAGTGAAGATGCCGTTAAATGCGAGGCATACGATGAAGTGAAGGTGGAGAATAAAATGGTGAATGGCGATATTGCAaacgcaacagcagcagccacGCATGCAAATGAATCGACGAAAAATTGCGCAATAAGTGATACAGTCCAACCAGCAGTGGCGGCAGATAAAGCGGAAATGGAGGTAGCACAAAATCTGGCAAATACGAACCAAAATGCCACGGAAGAGACAGAAAAAATGTTGAGTGTTGAAGTTGATAGCATTGCTACGGCTAGCGAGTCTACAGTGGAATGTACTAAAAGCTCACTGAGTCATGTAGAAGCCTTGAATCGTACTGATAGCGACGCTGCAACGCCTGCCGACAGCAATGCTGTTGTAGCAACTGCAGTCACCGCTGCAATGGCGGTTGCAAGCACACTCAATTTGGTCAGCAATTAA
- the LOC105219206 gene encoding trans-1,2-dihydrobenzene-1,2-diol dehydrogenase produces MALRWGIASAGKISHDFAVGLSTLPASDHKLVAIAARQQDRAEEFAKTHDIPNAFGSYKELAQFADVDVVYVGALNPQHLEIASLFLEHGKHVLCEKPLCINYKQSKQLTDLAQSKKLFLMEAIWSRFFPAYQYIRQQIKNGALGEIKEVEVSFGFDLSAVDRLTKKGLGGGVVLDLGVYTIQASQWAFHEAPQKVIAKGELNEDGVDKYVEAELQYSGGRVGKLTFGAKEELANKAIFKGTKGEITLFNFWSPTKLIDVDGQEKEWPLPKAKLSTNYKNSEGLSYEAEATRQTILSGKTENEFVTHNDSLIIASIQDDIRRQIGVVFPEDQ; encoded by the exons atggctTTGCGTTGGGGTATCGCTTCGGCTGGTAAAATTAGCCACGATTTCGCTGTGGGTCTGAGCACACTGCCAGCGAGTGATCACAAACTTGTCGCCATAGCGGCACGTCAACAGGATCGTGCTGAAGAATTTGCCAAGACACATGACATACCAAATGCCTTTGGTAGTTACAAGGAGTTGGCACAATTTGCTGATGTTG ATGTTGTCTACGTTGGTGCCTTAAATCCACAGCACTTGGAAATCGCTTCACTCTTTCTCGAACATGGCAAGCATGTGTTGTGCGAAAAGCCGCTATGCATCAATTACAAACAATCCAAGCAATTGACAGATCTCGCGCAAAGCAAAAAGCTTTtcctcatggaagcaatttggTCGCGTTTCTTCCCCGCCTACCAATACATACGTCAGCAAATCAAGAATGGCGCTTTGGGTGAGATTAAAGAGGTGGAAGTCTCATTTGGTTTCGACTTGAGCGCTGTCGATCGTTTGAC caAAAAAGGTTTGGGTGGCGGCGTTGTGCTAGACTTGGGTGTCTATACCATACAGGCATCACAATGGGCCTTCCATGAGGCACCACAAAAGGTCATTGCCAAGGGTGAACTCAATGAAGATGGCGTGGATAAATATGTGGAAGCTGAATTGCAGTATTCCGGTGGACGCGTTGGCAAGCTAACTTTCGGCGCCAAAGAAGAGTTGGCGAACAAGGCGATCTTCAAGGGCACCAAAGGCGAAATTACG CTCTTCAACTTCTGGAGCCCCACAAAACTGATTGATGTTGATGGACAGGAGAAGGAATGGCCACTACCGAAGGCTAAACTCTCTACAAACTACAAAAATTCGGAAGGTTTGAGCTATGAAGCCGAGGCCACACGTCAAACTATTTTGAGCGGTAAAACCGAAAACGAATTTGTCACACACAACGACAGTTTGATTATTGCCAGCATACAGGATGATATTAGACGTCAAATTGGTGTGGTCTTCCCTGAAGATCAGTAG
- the LOC105219669 gene encoding transcription termination factor 4, mitochondrial yields the protein MLRRYITNFRQNVQFLHRNQQLTQRQLTPLRYVAAAAETQTQLEQSHIDEAVRLNPLLSRVPLTQWQYAHETFMNHGLNTSNFLRIVVGNPDVLSRSKQRIIEAIENWRSCQFGEKLLFLLLTKYPELLDVTDNLRLRKHISYLKTFAGTDKNVWKLLMNCPDLMEQSERRIEEKVTYLKEVMRIEIPEIIKSEALSKPLEEIRCRHVFLERLGLFVPRPLKVNPDEPTKNPRLYQITNTSEKTFATKVCHVTLVEYEAFKELYEREVQRKEDEEEEDEDEKWEGKRGYKK from the exons ATGTTACGAAGATATATAACAAATTTCAGACAAAATGTGCAATTTCTTCACAGAAATCAACAG cTTACTCAACGACAGTTGACACCTTTGCGTTATGTTGCTGCAGCGGCTGAGACACAAACCCAACTAGAGCAGTCGCATATTGATGAAGCGGTGCGTTTGAATCCACTGCTGTCCCGTGTACCACTGACGCAATGGCAATACGCACACGAGACTTTTATGAATCATGGACTGAATACCAGCAACTTTTTACGTATTGTCGTTGGCAATCCAGATGTGCTTTCCCGTTCAAAACAGCGTATAATCGAGGCGATTGAAAACTGGCGTAGCTGTCAATTCGGTGAGAAGTTACTATTTCTGCTGCTTACGAAATATCCAGAGCTGTTGGATGTAACCGATAATTTGCGTCTACGCAAACATATCAGTTACTTGAAAACATTTGCGGGCACAGATAAAAACGTCTGGAAGCTGCTGATGAATTGTCCGGATCTTATGGAGCAGTCAGAGCGGCGTATAGAGGAGAAAGTGACTTATTTAAAGGAGGTGATGCGTATTGAGATACCTGAAATTATTAAGTCAGAAGCGCTATCGAAACCACTAGAAGAGATACGTTGCCGACATGTTTTTCTGGAGCGTCTAGGTTTGTTTGTACCGCGCCCATTAAAGGTGAATCCAGATGAGCCTACGAAGAACCCGCGCTTATACCAAATTACCAACACATCGGAGAAGACATTCGCCACGAAGGTGTGTCATGTCACGCTGGTGGAATATGAGGCGTTTAAAGAGTTATACGAACGCGAAGTGCAACGAAAAGAAGATGAAGAGGAGGAAGACGAGGATGAAAAATGGGAGGGtaaaagaggatacaaaaagTGA
- the LOC105219202 gene encoding trans-1,2-dihydrobenzene-1,2-diol dehydrogenase, giving the protein MHKFWIQILYKSRNTLTRQFSCMHGGKVCPCRETKPIVGNPIETTKPLRWGMAPVSLIADDFVTALKVLPYQHHVVTACTSNYESVAQAFAAKHNIPHIFNSFQDLARSANVDVVYISSLNPFHLEICRMMLNHGKHVLCEKPLCMNEDQTLQLIGHSHSKGCFLMEGIWSRCVPAYQYIRKQIEADALGDVFNVKCTLGLPMQKVGRVMRRSLGGGVTLELGVYALQFAMWIYGYAPSNVTANGKLNEDGVDEEANICLQFGPERVAEIMLSSTKRFDNKAVIEGSKGCITVPDYWCPVKILDVNGMEKTFPLPRSGLSTYFPNRLALSFEAEEVRRCISERKFQSDLITHKESLELSYIEDQIRRQLCVIYTEDETANFFK; this is encoded by the exons TATGTCCCTGTCGCGAAACGAAGCCAATCGTTGGAAATCCCATCGAAACTACAAAACCTCTGCGTTGGGGCATGGCGCCGGTGAGTTTGATAGCCGATGATTTTGTAACCGCGCTGAAAGTGCTGCCATACCAGCATCACGTAGTCACCGCTTGCACATCCAACTATGAATCGGTGGCACAAGCATTCGCCGCCAAGCACAATATACCACACATTTTCAATAGCTTTCAAGATTTGGCGCGCAGCGCTAATGTTG ATGTTGTCTACATCTCGTCTTTGAATCCCTTCCATCTGGAGATCTGTCGCATGATGTTGAACCATGGCAAGCATGTGCTCTGCGAGAAGCCGCTTTGCATGAATGAAGACCAAACGCTGCAGCTGATTGGACACTCGCACAGCAAAGGTTGCTTCCTCATGGAGGGTATTTGGTCGCGTTGTGTGCCCGCCTATCAATACATACGCAAACAGATTGAGGCGGACGCTTTGGGTGATGTGTTCAATGTGAAGTGTACACTGGGCTTGCCCATGCAGAAAGTTGGACGTGTAAT GCGTCGCAGTTTAGGCGGTGGTGTAACCCTAGAACTGGGCGTCTATGCGCTGCAGTTCGCAATGTGGATATACGGTTATGCGCCGTCCAACGTCACTGCCAATGGTAAACTCAATGAGGATGGTGTCGATGAGGAAGCGAATATATGCCTGCAATTTGGCCCAGAACGTGTGGCGGAGATTATGTTGAGTAGTACGAAACGTTTTGACAATAAGGCTGTGATAGAAGGCTCGAAAGGCTGTATAACT GTGCCGGACTATTGGTGTCCGGTGAAGATTTTGGACGTTAACGGCATGGAAAAAACCTTTCCGCTGCCGCGAAGTGGTCTGTCTACGTACTTTCCCAATCGTTTGGCGTTAAGTTTCGAAGCAGAAGAGGTGCGTCGTTGCATATCGGAGCGCAAATTCCAAAGTGATTTAATCACGCATAAAGAAAGCTTGGAACTGTCATATATTGAGGATCAAATACGTCGACAATTGTGCGTCATTTATACAGAGGACGAAACggcaaatttctttaaatag